In one Leptospira fletcheri genomic region, the following are encoded:
- a CDS encoding LIC_12337 family protein: protein MKTKLSLLLAFAFLVLGFSVRMTRQSDHPAAVVTVSLPELKSIEATLKTMATGQTHFAAGSSPWKIVLDGPQKLDATTAADWGAVRQSATWANNNSSLADQIIMGLKKSGLLNNTGSFQTTTNLNGVPYKIKLTTGSACGTSCQSISSSAYTGTKNFTNRFKIWRASDGLDALELLFDDVNTPNTTNGVLLTYRIGVLSSTLSDNSNLLVESYIYGAAPSRRQTYSWVGAFWLSGANASTTSDRGRVILEEMTLGLQGGGMATGICVRIAARTVAMTSACSGTAVNHYYALAYGQKTVSNFETTALSGVSTTSMSTSGTICGFDVLKFGIFNGGGFIADNYTSSTVPTGFPEPASGGGYPGVQALFNKLGTAPNGTGSYDDTQKTTIDTGMGSSISLHPSGESVPF, encoded by the coding sequence ATGAAAACGAAACTCTCGCTTCTTTTAGCCTTTGCCTTCCTTGTTCTAGGATTTTCCGTGCGTATGACTCGGCAAAGCGACCATCCCGCTGCAGTGGTTACGGTGTCCCTTCCCGAGTTGAAGTCCATTGAGGCAACATTGAAAACGATGGCCACGGGCCAGACCCATTTTGCCGCAGGTTCCTCTCCTTGGAAGATCGTCCTGGATGGACCCCAAAAATTGGATGCGACTACCGCGGCCGATTGGGGAGCAGTACGCCAATCCGCGACTTGGGCGAACAACAATTCCTCTTTGGCGGACCAGATCATCATGGGTCTGAAAAAATCGGGACTTCTCAATAATACCGGAAGTTTCCAAACGACCACGAACTTGAACGGCGTCCCTTACAAGATCAAATTGACGACAGGCTCTGCCTGCGGAACTTCCTGCCAAAGCATCTCTTCTTCCGCTTATACCGGAACGAAGAATTTTACGAATCGTTTCAAAATCTGGAGAGCTAGCGACGGACTCGACGCTTTAGAATTGTTGTTTGATGACGTAAATACTCCCAACACGACGAACGGAGTTCTTCTCACTTACAGGATCGGAGTCTTGAGTTCCACTCTTTCGGATAACTCGAATTTGTTGGTGGAAAGTTATATCTACGGTGCAGCTCCTAGCCGTAGACAGACCTACTCTTGGGTAGGCGCATTCTGGCTCTCGGGCGCGAACGCTTCCACAACTTCCGATAGAGGACGAGTGATCCTGGAAGAAATGACCTTAGGCTTGCAAGGCGGAGGAATGGCCACGGGTATTTGCGTTCGGATTGCGGCAAGAACCGTAGCGATGACCAGCGCTTGTAGCGGAACTGCGGTAAACCATTATTACGCACTCGCCTACGGCCAAAAAACGGTAAGCAATTTCGAAACCACGGCTCTTTCGGGGGTCTCCACCACGAGTATGAGTACGAGCGGCACCATTTGCGGCTTCGACGTTTTGAAGTTCGGCATCTTTAACGGTGGAGGATTCATTGCGGATAATTATACTTCCAGCACCGTACCTACCGGTTTTCCGGAGCCTGCCAGCGGAGGAGGATATCCCGGAGTCCAAGCCCTCTTCAATAAATTAGGAACGGCTCCGAACGGAACGGGCTCGTACGACGATACTCAAAAGACCACGATCGATACCGGAATGGGAAGTTCCATCAGCCTCCATCCCTCCGGCGAATCCGTTCCGTTCTAA
- a CDS encoding MarR family winged helix-turn-helix transcriptional regulator gives MTAIREMSALSVIISQIVAEKVGMNPSDMECGDFLQLYGPMTAGRLAELSGLTSGAVTGVIDRLERAKVARRETDPSDRRKVLVVPCAERAEEFGSYYASLAKAAGEALERYNTDELGTFLAISREMISVTQQEVQKLKDVK, from the coding sequence ATGACGGCGATCCGCGAAATGAGCGCTCTCTCCGTTATTATTAGTCAGATTGTAGCGGAAAAAGTTGGTATGAATCCTTCCGATATGGAATGCGGGGATTTTTTACAGCTCTATGGACCGATGACTGCGGGAAGGCTGGCGGAATTGAGCGGATTGACCTCTGGGGCCGTTACTGGGGTCATCGATCGCCTGGAACGAGCCAAAGTGGCACGACGAGAAACGGATCCAAGTGACCGGCGAAAAGTCCTCGTAGTACCCTGTGCGGAAAGGGCGGAGGAATTCGGGTCCTATTACGCTTCTTTGGCCAAGGCTGCCGGAGAAGCGCTGGAGAGATATAACACGGACGAATTAGGGACGTTTTTGGCAATTAGCCGAGAGATGATTTCCGTCACCCAACAGGAAGTCCAAAAATTGAAAGATGTGAAATAG
- a CDS encoding DoxX family protein, protein METLEVKTISLWIMAVLYTIAGILHFVIPKFYLRIMPPWIPYHKFMVQFSGVVEILLGLGLFYPPTRPLCAWGIVLLLIAVFPANVYHFQSRTKRDPPTILLLVRLPVQLLLIYWAYLYT, encoded by the coding sequence ATGGAAACATTGGAAGTCAAAACGATCAGCCTCTGGATCATGGCCGTCCTTTATACGATCGCCGGAATCCTACATTTCGTCATTCCTAAGTTCTATCTGAGAATCATGCCCCCTTGGATTCCTTACCATAAATTCATGGTACAATTCAGCGGAGTGGTGGAAATTCTACTCGGTTTAGGATTATTTTACCCCCCGACAAGACCCCTTTGCGCTTGGGGAATCGTGCTTTTGCTGATCGCAGTATTTCCGGCAAACGTCTATCATTTTCAATCCAGAACGAAGCGGGATCCTCCCACGATTTTACTACTGGTACGATTGCCCGTACAGTTGCTTTTGATCTATTGGGCTTATCTTTATACGTGA
- a CDS encoding alkene reductase, protein MSTHPLFTPYLLGRIELKNRVVMSPMTRSRAIGNVPNDLMAEYYAQRAEAGLIVTEGTSPSPNGLGYSRIPGIFSEEQTQGWGKVADAVHQNGGRIFVQIMHTGRVGHPINLPAGAEVIAPSAVGLSGNIWTDSEGNQKYPVPREMNSEDIQKTIQEFVHGAENAIRAGLDGVELHGANGYLIDQFLNPAANQRTDQYGGSPANRNRFAIEVAAAVSKAIGPERVGIRISPYGVFNDLGSFEGLEGQYEELAKELGKLKLAYVHIVDHSSMGAPKPNASTVQKIRTAYKSGNPAGAYILSGGYDTTRADADLEAHAGDLIGFGRHFIANPDLVDRLKNGLTLSSPDEGTFYTPGEKGYTDYAYAAR, encoded by the coding sequence ATGAGCACACATCCACTCTTTACACCGTACCTTCTGGGTAGAATCGAATTGAAAAATAGGGTCGTCATGAGCCCGATGACCCGTTCCCGCGCGATCGGAAACGTACCAAACGATCTGATGGCAGAATATTATGCGCAAAGGGCAGAGGCCGGACTGATCGTCACCGAAGGAACTTCTCCCTCTCCGAACGGTTTGGGGTATTCCCGAATTCCGGGGATTTTTTCCGAAGAGCAAACCCAGGGTTGGGGAAAAGTTGCAGACGCCGTTCATCAAAACGGGGGTAGAATCTTCGTTCAGATCATGCATACCGGTCGGGTGGGTCATCCGATCAATTTACCGGCGGGGGCGGAAGTGATCGCTCCTTCCGCCGTAGGTCTGAGTGGGAACATTTGGACGGATTCGGAAGGCAACCAGAAATACCCGGTTCCTAGGGAAATGAATTCAGAGGACATCCAAAAGACGATCCAAGAATTCGTTCATGGCGCAGAAAATGCGATTCGCGCCGGTCTGGACGGAGTGGAATTGCACGGAGCGAACGGTTACCTGATCGACCAATTTCTGAATCCCGCCGCCAACCAAAGAACGGACCAGTACGGTGGAAGTCCTGCAAATCGGAACCGTTTCGCGATCGAAGTGGCGGCTGCCGTTTCCAAAGCGATCGGACCGGAACGAGTAGGGATCCGAATCTCTCCGTATGGAGTCTTTAACGATTTGGGAAGTTTCGAAGGACTGGAAGGACAGTACGAGGAATTGGCCAAAGAGTTGGGGAAATTGAAGTTAGCCTACGTTCATATTGTGGACCACTCTTCTATGGGAGCACCGAAGCCGAACGCATCCACCGTCCAAAAAATTCGTACGGCTTACAAATCCGGAAACCCCGCAGGAGCTTACATTTTATCCGGCGGATACGATACGACCCGGGCCGATGCGGATTTGGAAGCACACGCGGGGGATTTGATCGGATTCGGAAGACACTTTATTGCGAATCCGGACCTAGTCGATCGATTGAAAAACGGCCTGACTCTATCTTCTCCGGACGAAGGTACGTTCTATACTCCTGGGGAAAAAGGATACACCGACTACGCGTACGCGGCCCGCTAG
- a CDS encoding glycosyltransferase has product MILHIDTETGWRGGERQLFLLAEGLKKRKISQWILCRPGSALETRAKEAGFPVVTLPMKGEWDFGSVAALRELIRTKGIRIIHAHTAKAHSIAWMAKAKLPQVRLIVSRRVDFRIRRNWFSKRKYVSPRVDLFLAVSNTIREVLVRDGVDPAKVVTVYSGIDLTPPKKTPNPSLLKKEFELQKDELVIGNVAALVDHKDQKTLLNALSLVRSDQKFRTFIVGEGPLRKELEELALQKGLLNKVVFTGFREDIPEFLSLFDIFTLTSKEEGLGTSVLDAMSAGLPIVATNGGGIAEMLVQEKGAFISSVGDADSLAKSFQILLEDAKLRKAFGGMNKEFVRKFSIKNTLKKTELAYYSLIGEDLYIVPKKGKSGEAA; this is encoded by the coding sequence GTGATCCTACATATCGATACTGAAACCGGTTGGAGAGGAGGAGAAAGACAACTTTTTCTCCTGGCGGAAGGGCTGAAGAAGCGTAAGATTTCCCAATGGATCCTCTGTCGTCCCGGTTCCGCTCTGGAGACAAGGGCAAAGGAAGCGGGGTTTCCCGTCGTCACCCTTCCGATGAAAGGGGAATGGGACTTTGGATCCGTGGCCGCTCTTCGGGAGTTGATTCGAACCAAAGGGATTCGGATCATTCACGCACATACCGCCAAAGCCCATTCCATCGCCTGGATGGCCAAGGCCAAGCTCCCCCAAGTACGTCTCATCGTATCTCGCCGGGTGGATTTTCGGATCCGTCGGAATTGGTTCAGTAAGAGAAAATACGTATCCCCGCGTGTGGATCTTTTTTTAGCCGTCTCGAATACCATCCGGGAAGTTCTAGTCCGAGACGGCGTCGATCCCGCCAAAGTGGTTACGGTATATAGCGGAATAGATCTCACTCCGCCGAAAAAAACGCCGAATCCGAGTCTTTTGAAAAAGGAATTCGAATTACAAAAAGATGAATTAGTGATCGGTAATGTGGCTGCTTTGGTAGATCATAAGGACCAAAAAACTCTCCTGAACGCGCTTTCTTTAGTCCGATCAGACCAAAAATTCAGAACCTTCATCGTAGGGGAAGGGCCGCTTCGAAAGGAATTGGAGGAGTTGGCTCTACAAAAGGGGTTACTGAACAAGGTGGTCTTTACGGGGTTCCGCGAAGACATACCGGAATTTCTCTCGCTTTTCGATATATTCACGCTGACCTCCAAAGAGGAAGGTCTGGGGACTTCCGTGTTAGACGCGATGTCGGCGGGATTGCCGATCGTAGCCACGAACGGAGGAGGAATCGCCGAAATGCTGGTTCAGGAAAAAGGAGCCTTTATCTCTTCCGTGGGTGACGCGGACTCTCTCGCTAAGTCGTTTCAAATTCTGTTAGAAGACGCCAAATTGCGGAAGGCTTTCGGCGGTATGAACAAAGAATTCGTCAGAAAATTCTCCATTAAAAATACGTTAAAGAAGACGGAGCTGGCCTATTACAGCCTTATCGGAGAGGACCTGTATATCGTTCCGAAAAAAGGGAAATCGGGGGAAGCCGCGTGA
- a CDS encoding DUF5329 domain-containing protein, with protein sequence MPPFLFRTFLGALVPLLFLTLRSVSAESELESEINALLSTLDSCKGCVFIRNGSEHSVQEAKSHLLRKYEATKGKIGTVDEFIKALASKSSITGIPYKIRFPDGKEIESEKWLTTQEEKIKKKKNQDRRNVEK encoded by the coding sequence ATGCCCCCTTTTTTATTTCGAACTTTCCTCGGCGCCTTAGTTCCTCTTCTGTTCTTAACATTACGTTCGGTTTCCGCGGAATCGGAACTCGAATCGGAAATCAACGCACTACTTTCGACTCTAGATTCCTGCAAGGGATGTGTTTTTATCCGCAACGGCTCGGAACATTCCGTACAGGAAGCAAAATCTCATTTATTACGAAAGTATGAAGCTACTAAGGGAAAGATCGGAACCGTAGACGAATTCATAAAAGCTCTGGCCAGCAAATCCTCGATCACAGGCATTCCCTACAAAATCCGTTTTCCGGACGGAAAGGAAATCGAATCCGAAAAATGGCTGACGACACAGGAGGAGAAAATCAAAAAAAAGAAAAATCAGGACCGACGGAACGTCGAGAAATAA
- a CDS encoding glycosyltransferase family 4 protein — protein sequence MFSEANTKIYPNPNPLRVMVVTETFPPEINGVSKTLHRMLSDLLQRGHEIILVRPRQSSNDMATANGNYREVLVRGAKIPFYEDLRFGFPEKRLLRRLMQFEKPDLVHVVTEGPLGLSAVRAARHLKLPVVSDFRTNFHSYARYYKVGFIGKLVHSYLRNLHNLTHATLAPTAQIVDQLAASGYKNLKVVSRGIDTTLFHPAQKDSKLRKSWGLTPSDFAVLYVGRIAPEKNLGLLVRAFRSLQAKVPEAKLILVGDGPAKEKLKGEHPDFIFAGMQKGQELAKHYATGDLFLFPSVTETFGNVVLEAMASGLPIVAYDYAAAKEYLRHGKSALLPALDKEEEFAELACLLAENKKLAKKLGAHARKTAEGCSWEDVADTLETVYAEFGKRITKKAKSRKSSSFKVVVSRA from the coding sequence ATGTTTTCCGAGGCAAATACGAAAATTTATCCGAACCCTAACCCGTTGCGCGTCATGGTCGTGACGGAGACCTTCCCTCCGGAAATCAACGGGGTTTCCAAAACGCTACATCGTATGTTAAGCGACCTCCTGCAAAGAGGACATGAAATCATACTGGTCCGCCCTCGCCAATCCTCGAACGACATGGCCACGGCCAACGGAAATTACAGGGAAGTGCTGGTAAGGGGAGCCAAAATTCCGTTTTACGAGGACCTTCGCTTCGGCTTTCCGGAAAAGCGACTCTTGAGAAGATTGATGCAATTCGAAAAGCCGGACCTGGTGCATGTAGTCACCGAAGGCCCGCTCGGCTTGTCCGCCGTTCGTGCAGCGAGGCACCTAAAGCTGCCCGTGGTCAGCGATTTCAGAACGAATTTTCATTCTTATGCAAGATACTATAAGGTAGGTTTTATCGGCAAACTGGTCCATTCCTACCTTCGGAATCTGCACAATCTCACTCACGCTACGCTCGCCCCCACCGCGCAGATCGTGGATCAGTTGGCTGCCTCCGGATACAAAAACCTGAAAGTGGTTTCGAGAGGAATCGATACTACTTTATTTCATCCTGCGCAAAAGGATTCGAAATTAAGAAAAAGCTGGGGTTTAACTCCTTCCGACTTCGCCGTACTGTACGTCGGACGAATCGCTCCGGAAAAAAACCTGGGTCTTTTGGTTCGGGCTTTCCGTAGCCTCCAAGCGAAAGTACCGGAAGCGAAATTGATTTTGGTCGGAGACGGTCCGGCAAAAGAAAAACTGAAAGGCGAACATCCTGATTTCATATTCGCGGGAATGCAAAAAGGCCAAGAGCTGGCCAAACATTATGCGACCGGAGATTTGTTCTTATTTCCCAGTGTGACGGAAACGTTCGGGAACGTCGTGTTAGAAGCGATGGCCTCCGGTCTTCCGATCGTCGCTTACGATTACGCGGCTGCAAAAGAATATCTACGACACGGGAAATCGGCGCTCCTACCCGCATTGGATAAGGAGGAAGAATTCGCGGAACTTGCCTGCCTTCTTGCGGAAAACAAAAAGTTGGCCAAAAAACTAGGCGCTCATGCTAGAAAGACCGCAGAAGGTTGCTCCTGGGAAGACGTTGCCGACACTCTTGAAACCGTATATGCGGAATTCGGAAAACGAATCACGAAAAAAGCCAAGAGTCGCAAATCGAGTTCCTTTAAGGTAGTCGTAAGCAGGGCTTAA
- a CDS encoding cytochrome c peroxidase produces the protein MFAGVFPLGIVLGSCSKWKVLAEAGGFCGNYDYGLAETVSSPKHPPDVCVTKETVTLGRHLFYEKDLSKNRNQSCASCHKQSLGFSDGLPRSIGSTGKVHPRNSLSISNPGYFSPYTWANQNLNRLDNQTLIPFFSENTRTTIEELAISGKEHVIAARLRENPKYPGMFREAFGEEAIDVIHIARAIAAFEVTMISLRSPFDRKALSEAAERGKKIFESDAAGCYRCHGGPYFNSDEKGNIPFANIGLYNVENKGDYPDHDLHGPIAALQTQGIYAITRKSSDRGKFKTPSLRNVAVSAPYMHDGSVSTLREVLDLFDSGGRNIRHGVFFGDGRKNPNKDPRIRPLGLAEAQKSDLLEFLRSLTDDCFLTDPSLSDPEEMPPTQPKHCNESIEKNLNRR, from the coding sequence TTGTTCGCGGGCGTATTCCCGCTCGGAATCGTCCTCGGTTCCTGTTCTAAATGGAAGGTTCTTGCGGAAGCGGGAGGCTTTTGCGGAAACTACGACTACGGCTTGGCGGAGACAGTTTCCTCCCCGAAACATCCTCCAGACGTCTGCGTAACGAAAGAAACGGTCACCTTAGGAAGGCACTTATTTTACGAGAAAGACCTTTCGAAAAACAGGAACCAATCCTGCGCGTCCTGCCACAAACAAAGTCTAGGATTTTCCGACGGGCTTCCCCGCTCGATCGGTTCCACGGGAAAAGTACATCCTAGAAATTCCCTTTCGATCTCGAACCCCGGATATTTTTCTCCTTATACCTGGGCGAATCAGAATCTGAATCGATTGGACAACCAAACTCTGATCCCGTTCTTTTCGGAAAATACGCGGACCACCATAGAGGAACTTGCGATCAGTGGAAAGGAACATGTGATCGCGGCCCGTTTGCGAGAAAACCCTAAATATCCCGGAATGTTCCGAGAGGCTTTCGGGGAAGAAGCGATAGACGTGATCCATATCGCCAGAGCGATCGCTGCCTTCGAGGTTACCATGATTTCCCTTCGTTCTCCTTTTGACCGAAAGGCTCTGTCGGAAGCTGCTGAGAGAGGAAAGAAAATTTTCGAATCCGATGCGGCGGGGTGTTACCGTTGTCACGGAGGTCCCTACTTCAATTCGGACGAGAAAGGAAATATCCCGTTTGCGAATATCGGACTTTATAATGTGGAGAACAAAGGGGATTATCCGGACCACGATCTACACGGGCCGATTGCGGCGCTCCAAACCCAAGGAATTTATGCGATCACCCGAAAGTCGTCCGATCGAGGGAAATTCAAGACTCCTTCTCTCCGAAACGTTGCAGTTTCCGCTCCGTACATGCATGACGGGAGCGTTTCGACGTTAAGAGAAGTCTTGGATTTATTCGATTCCGGAGGAAGAAACATCCGGCACGGAGTCTTTTTCGGGGATGGGAGAAAAAACCCAAACAAAGATCCGAGGATTCGCCCGCTCGGATTAGCGGAAGCGCAAAAATCCGATTTGCTGGAGTTCCTGCGTTCCTTAACGGACGATTGTTTTTTGACCGACCCTAGCTTGAGCGACCCGGAAGAAATGCCCCCCACCCAACCGAAACATTGCAACGAATCGATTGAAAAGAACCTGAACCGAAGATAA
- the polA gene encoding DNA polymerase I, producing the protein MKRLLIIDGHAFAFRAYYAFAAAHLTNSKTGKPSGAVFGFFRMLFKLFEDYTPTHVAMTFDPGGPLERGTTFADYKANRKPMPEDLRPQLHEIMETLEKLGFRVLKVTGHEADDVIGTLTETYKGKAKEILIFSGDKDLYQLLEKKNIKMLRGKKGVTEFVEIDSSWVKEELGVDVKQITDYMGIVGDTSDNIPGVKGIGDKGASKLLQEYKNLEGIYKNVEAIRNASVKNKLIEHKENAFLSRNLATIKRDLDLGIGESELKIPEYNSDDAIRYLKSQGYNVLSRDLAKSAGKEPPPDELEAEEKGKPSAAAKGIYKRIESLEELSKLARAWKKSPILAVDTETTSQNPVDAELLGISLSNQEGTGSYIPVTHSQGLFNDQLLPLDKVREILDPVLSDPFIPKVGQNIKYDLIVLENHGFKLENIVFDTMLASYILQPESRRHNMDDLAKELLNYQTIHYSDLVGTGRNKKNLWEVELDKVSEYAAEDADITLRLYNSLRKPLKDSGLDPVLKEIDLPLIRVLADMEKAGIAVNAEYFAELSKDFQREVKDLVRQIHKYAGKEFNIASTKELQKILFEDLKLKVVKKTQTGYSTDHEVLEELLGEHPIVEKLLDYRKYTKLLSTYVDTLPSMASAKDGRIHTSYNMTIAATGRLSSTDPNLQNIPIREKEGRLIRKGFISGHKDFELLSLDYSQIELRIMAHISGDPAMVEAYEKGIDIHKRTASALYGVPESDVTPEMRDKAKVVNFSVIYGVTPYGLSRNLRVSREEAKEFIERYLAQYPGVKKYMEDTIAFCEEKGYVETLKGRRRPVPDINSSHRMHKEAARRVAINTPIQGTCADMIKIAMLHIHEKISKHKWKSQLLLQVHDELVFEVHKNEKDEFLKVAKDLMEKAMPLKVPVKVAGKFGANWDEAH; encoded by the coding sequence GTGAAAAGATTACTGATCATAGACGGACATGCGTTCGCCTTTCGCGCCTATTACGCGTTTGCTGCGGCTCATTTGACGAACTCGAAAACGGGAAAACCGAGCGGAGCCGTCTTCGGCTTTTTTCGGATGTTGTTCAAACTTTTCGAGGATTATACGCCGACCCACGTCGCTATGACCTTCGATCCCGGCGGTCCTTTAGAGAGGGGAACTACGTTTGCGGACTATAAGGCCAATCGAAAGCCTATGCCGGAAGATCTGCGTCCTCAATTGCATGAGATTATGGAAACCCTCGAAAAACTGGGTTTTCGGGTACTGAAGGTGACCGGACACGAGGCGGACGACGTCATCGGAACCTTAACGGAGACGTATAAGGGAAAAGCGAAAGAGATTCTGATTTTTTCGGGCGACAAGGATCTTTATCAATTATTAGAAAAAAAGAATATTAAAATGCTCCGCGGAAAAAAGGGAGTCACCGAATTCGTGGAGATAGATTCCTCCTGGGTAAAGGAGGAATTGGGCGTGGACGTCAAGCAGATCACGGATTATATGGGGATCGTCGGCGACACGTCTGACAATATTCCCGGGGTAAAAGGAATCGGAGACAAAGGCGCATCCAAACTTCTCCAGGAATACAAAAACTTGGAAGGAATCTATAAGAATGTAGAGGCTATCCGGAACGCTTCCGTAAAGAATAAGCTGATAGAGCATAAGGAAAATGCGTTTCTTTCCCGCAATCTCGCTACGATCAAGAGAGACTTGGATCTAGGCATCGGAGAGAGCGAACTCAAAATTCCGGAGTACAATTCGGATGATGCTATCCGTTATCTGAAATCCCAAGGCTATAACGTGTTGTCCCGAGATTTGGCCAAGTCGGCGGGAAAGGAGCCTCCGCCCGACGAACTAGAGGCCGAAGAAAAAGGGAAACCTTCTGCTGCGGCCAAAGGAATCTACAAAAGAATCGAAAGCCTGGAAGAATTATCCAAACTTGCCCGCGCATGGAAAAAATCCCCCATCTTGGCGGTAGACACGGAGACTACCTCCCAAAACCCTGTGGACGCGGAATTGCTGGGAATCTCCCTATCTAACCAGGAAGGGACGGGGTCCTATATTCCCGTAACCCATTCTCAAGGACTCTTCAACGACCAACTTCTACCTTTGGACAAGGTACGGGAAATTTTGGATCCGGTGCTTTCCGATCCGTTCATTCCGAAAGTCGGGCAGAATATCAAATACGATCTGATCGTACTGGAAAACCACGGCTTTAAGTTGGAGAATATCGTCTTCGACACTATGTTGGCTTCCTATATTCTCCAGCCCGAGTCTCGGCGCCACAATATGGACGACCTGGCAAAGGAACTTCTCAACTACCAGACCATACATTATTCGGATCTAGTGGGAACAGGGAGAAATAAAAAGAATCTCTGGGAAGTGGAGCTGGATAAGGTTTCTGAATACGCAGCGGAAGACGCAGACATCACGCTTCGCTTATACAATTCCCTGAGAAAGCCTTTAAAGGACTCAGGATTGGATCCGGTTTTGAAGGAGATCGACCTTCCTTTGATCCGGGTTTTAGCGGATATGGAAAAAGCCGGAATCGCGGTAAATGCGGAATATTTCGCGGAACTTTCCAAGGATTTTCAACGGGAGGTGAAAGATCTCGTACGGCAAATCCATAAGTATGCGGGAAAGGAATTCAACATAGCGAGTACCAAAGAACTTCAGAAAATACTTTTCGAAGATCTGAAATTGAAGGTCGTAAAAAAGACCCAGACAGGCTATTCCACCGACCACGAAGTTTTGGAGGAACTCTTAGGGGAACATCCTATCGTGGAAAAACTTTTGGATTACAGAAAATATACGAAACTGCTCTCCACTTACGTGGATACTCTCCCATCTATGGCCTCTGCCAAAGACGGAAGGATTCACACCAGCTACAATATGACCATCGCGGCTACGGGTCGCTTATCCTCGACGGATCCGAACCTCCAAAACATACCGATTCGGGAAAAGGAAGGTCGTCTGATCCGAAAAGGATTCATCAGCGGACACAAGGACTTCGAACTCTTGAGTCTGGATTATTCCCAAATAGAATTGAGGATCATGGCTCATATCTCGGGGGATCCCGCGATGGTCGAAGCCTATGAAAAAGGAATCGATATACACAAACGGACCGCTTCCGCCCTGTACGGCGTACCGGAATCCGACGTGACTCCGGAGATGCGCGACAAAGCCAAGGTAGTTAATTTTTCCGTAATATATGGAGTCACTCCGTACGGATTAAGCAGGAATCTTCGCGTTTCCAGAGAGGAAGCGAAAGAGTTCATAGAGAGGTACCTTGCCCAATATCCGGGAGTGAAGAAATACATGGAAGATACCATCGCCTTCTGCGAGGAAAAAGGCTATGTCGAAACGTTGAAGGGACGCCGCCGTCCCGTGCCGGACATCAATTCGAGTCATAGAATGCACAAGGAAGCGGCCCGGCGCGTGGCGATCAATACGCCGATACAGGGAACCTGCGCGGATATGATCAAGATCGCGATGCTTCATATCCACGAAAAGATTTCGAAGCACAAGTGGAAGTCCCAACTCCTTCTTCAAGTGCACGACGAATTAGTCTTCGAAGTTCACAAAAACGAAAAGGATGAGTTTTTGAAAGTCGCCAAAGACCTTATGGAGAAGGCGATGCCCCTAAAGGTTCCGGTCAAGGTAGCCGGAAAATTCGGGGCCAACTGGGACGAGGCGCACTGA